In Streptomyces sp. NBC_00414, a single window of DNA contains:
- a CDS encoding phospho-sugar mutase: protein MQDELIARAKAWLAEDPDADTREELAKLIDAEDTAELTARFSGTLQFGTAGLRGELGAGPMRMNRAVVIRAAAGLAAYLKGRGQTDGLVVIGYDARHKSTDFARDTAAVMTGAGLRAAVLPRPLPTPVLAYAIRHLGAVAGVEVTASHNPPRDNGYKVYLGDGSQIVPPADAEIAAEIAAIRSLADVPRPDSGWETLDEGVLNAYLERTDAVLAPGSPRTARTVYTAMHGVGKETLLAAFARAGFPEPVLVAEQAEPDPDFPTVAFPNPEEPGAMDLAFAKARETDPDLIIANDPDADRCAAAVKDGADWRMLRGDEVGALLAAHLVRRGARGTFAESIVSSSLLGRIAGKAGLPYEETLTGFKWIARVEGLRYGYEEALGYCVDPDGVRDKDGITAALAITELASELKAENRTLLDLLDDLAVEHGLHATDQLAVRVDDLSVITDAMRRLREQPPTHLAGLSVTRAEDLTLGTDALPPTDGLRYTLDGARVIVRPSGTEPKLKCYLEVVVPVDTHDGLPAARAKAAELLSAVKRDLSAAAGI, encoded by the coding sequence GTGCAGGACGAACTCATCGCGCGGGCCAAGGCATGGCTGGCCGAGGACCCGGACGCGGACACCCGCGAGGAACTCGCGAAGCTCATCGACGCCGAGGACACCGCGGAGCTCACCGCACGCTTCTCCGGCACCCTCCAGTTCGGCACGGCGGGCCTCCGCGGCGAACTGGGCGCGGGCCCGATGCGCATGAACCGCGCGGTCGTCATCCGCGCCGCCGCCGGCCTCGCCGCGTACCTGAAGGGGAGGGGGCAGACGGACGGCCTCGTCGTCATCGGCTACGACGCCCGCCACAAGTCGACCGACTTCGCCCGCGACACCGCCGCGGTCATGACGGGCGCGGGCCTGCGCGCCGCAGTGCTCCCCCGCCCCCTCCCCACGCCCGTACTCGCGTACGCCATAAGGCATCTGGGCGCGGTGGCGGGCGTCGAGGTGACGGCCAGCCACAATCCGCCGCGGGACAACGGCTACAAGGTGTATCTGGGCGACGGCTCCCAGATCGTGCCCCCTGCGGACGCGGAGATCGCCGCCGAGATCGCCGCGATCCGGAGTCTGGCCGACGTGCCCCGCCCGGACTCCGGCTGGGAGACCCTCGACGAGGGCGTCCTGAACGCCTATCTGGAGCGCACGGACGCGGTGCTGGCCCCCGGCTCCCCGCGGACGGCCCGCACGGTCTACACAGCGATGCACGGCGTCGGGAAGGAGACCCTCCTCGCGGCGTTCGCCCGGGCCGGCTTCCCGGAACCCGTCCTCGTCGCCGAGCAGGCCGAGCCGGACCCCGACTTCCCCACCGTCGCCTTCCCCAACCCGGAAGAGCCCGGCGCGATGGACCTCGCCTTCGCGAAGGCCCGCGAGACCGACCCCGACCTGATCATCGCGAACGACCCCGACGCGGACCGCTGCGCCGCGGCCGTCAAGGACGGCGCGGACTGGCGCATGCTGCGCGGCGACGAGGTGGGCGCGCTCCTCGCGGCACACCTCGTCCGCCGGGGCGCGCGGGGCACCTTCGCGGAGTCGATCGTCTCCTCGTCCCTCCTCGGCCGCATCGCCGGGAAGGCGGGTCTGCCGTACGAGGAGACCCTGACGGGCTTCAAGTGGATCGCCCGGGTGGAGGGTCTGCGGTACGGCTACGAGGAGGCGCTCGGCTACTGCGTCGACCCCGACGGCGTACGGGACAAGGACGGCATCACGGCGGCCCTCGCCATCACGGAGCTGGCCTCGGAGCTCAAGGCGGAGAACCGCACGCTCCTCGACCTGCTGGACGACCTCGCCGTCGAGCACGGCCTGCACGCCACGGACCAGCTCGCGGTCCGGGTGGACGACCTGTCCGTGATCACGGACGCGATGCGCCGGCTGCGCGAACAGCCGCCCACGCACCTCGCGGGCCTGTCCGTCACCAGGGCCGAGGACCTCACCCTGGGCACGGACGCGCTCCCGCCCACGGACGGCCTGCGCTACACGCTGGACGGCGCCCGCGTCATCGTCCGGCCCAGCGGTACGGAGCCGAAGCTGAAGTGCTACCTGGAGGTCGTGGTGCCGGTGGACACCCATGACGGCCTCCCGGCGGCGCGCGCGAAGGCGGCGGAGCTGCTGTCGGCGGTCAAGCGGGACCTGTCGGCGGCGGCCGGCATCTGA